The following proteins are co-located in the Shouchella hunanensis genome:
- the glmS gene encoding glutamine--fructose-6-phosphate transaminase (isomerizing): MCGIVGYIGNEDAKEILLNGLEKLEYRGYDSAGIAVRTEDGMHVFKEKGRIATLRDAVDMDVETTVGIGHTRWATHGVPSQLNAHPHQSSTERFTLVHNGVIENYQQMKREYLQDVQLQSDTDTEVIVQFIEQLSKDGLTTEAAVSKALSMMKGSYAIALLDKEEPETIFVGKNKSPLLIGVGDGVNVIASDAMAMLNVTDQFVEIMDEELVLVKRDSIEIKTLSGEVQSRKPYTAELDASDIEKGTYDHFMLKEIDEQPIVIRNIIQKYQHEDGSTRLDADIRAAMQQADRIYVIAAGTSYHAGLVGKQLLEQVANKPTEVHIASEFLYNMPLLSQNPLFVFISQSGETADSRGVLVDVKKKGHRTLTITNVPGSTLSREADFTLHTFAGPEIAVASTKAYTAQMAVLTLLAVDTAYAAGRTLDFDPIQELGIAANAMEALCNQKDEFEKIARDYLSVTRNAFFIGRASDYYVALEGALKLKEISYIQAEGFAGGELKHGTIALIEDGTPVIALATNEHVNLSIRGNVQEVVSRGAAAVIISMEGLDQEGDAVVLPRVHESIAPLVSVIPTQLIAYYAALHRGCDVDKPRNLAKSVTVE, from the coding sequence ATGTGTGGAATTGTTGGTTACATCGGAAATGAAGATGCAAAAGAGATCTTGTTGAACGGACTTGAAAAGCTGGAGTATCGTGGTTATGACTCGGCTGGTATTGCAGTTCGTACAGAAGACGGCATGCATGTCTTTAAGGAAAAAGGACGAATTGCGACATTGCGTGACGCTGTTGATATGGATGTTGAGACGACTGTCGGGATTGGTCACACACGTTGGGCGACCCATGGTGTACCAAGTCAGTTGAATGCCCATCCTCATCAAAGCTCTACTGAACGCTTTACCCTGGTTCACAATGGTGTCATTGAGAACTATCAACAAATGAAGCGTGAGTATCTTCAAGATGTACAGTTACAAAGTGACACGGACACGGAAGTAATTGTTCAGTTCATTGAACAGCTTTCTAAAGATGGCTTAACAACAGAAGCTGCAGTAAGCAAAGCGCTCTCCATGATGAAGGGTTCTTATGCGATTGCGCTTCTCGATAAAGAAGAGCCAGAGACTATTTTTGTAGGCAAAAATAAAAGCCCACTGCTTATTGGTGTTGGAGACGGTGTAAACGTTATTGCGTCGGATGCCATGGCGATGCTAAATGTGACCGATCAGTTTGTTGAAATTATGGATGAAGAGCTTGTGCTTGTTAAGCGTGATAGCATTGAAATTAAAACTCTTTCTGGAGAGGTTCAAAGCCGTAAGCCTTACACAGCAGAGCTAGATGCAAGCGATATCGAAAAAGGCACGTATGATCATTTTATGCTAAAAGAAATTGACGAGCAGCCTATTGTGATTCGTAACATTATCCAGAAATATCAACATGAAGATGGTTCAACACGTTTGGATGCAGATATCCGTGCTGCGATGCAACAGGCAGATCGTATCTACGTCATTGCGGCAGGAACAAGCTACCACGCTGGTCTTGTCGGAAAGCAATTGCTTGAGCAAGTGGCGAATAAGCCTACAGAAGTGCATATTGCAAGTGAATTTTTGTACAATATGCCGTTATTATCTCAAAATCCACTCTTTGTGTTTATTTCTCAAAGTGGTGAAACAGCAGACTCTCGCGGTGTGCTTGTAGATGTGAAGAAAAAAGGGCATCGTACGTTAACGATTACGAACGTGCCAGGCTCAACGCTATCGCGAGAAGCCGACTTCACGCTTCACACATTTGCAGGACCAGAAATTGCTGTCGCATCAACAAAAGCTTATACAGCGCAAATGGCTGTTCTAACGCTTCTTGCTGTAGACACAGCGTATGCAGCAGGTCGTACACTTGATTTTGATCCTATTCAAGAACTAGGGATAGCGGCGAACGCAATGGAAGCTCTTTGTAACCAAAAAGACGAGTTCGAAAAAATTGCTCGTGATTATTTATCTGTGACACGTAATGCATTCTTTATTGGACGTGCGTCTGATTATTACGTAGCGTTAGAAGGTGCTTTAAAGCTTAAGGAAATCTCCTATATTCAAGCAGAAGGCTTTGCTGGTGGAGAGCTGAAGCATGGTACGATTGCGTTAATTGAAGATGGAACACCGGTTATTGCTCTTGCCACGAATGAGCATGTAAATTTAAGCATCCGTGGAAATGTACAGGAAGTGGTTAGCCGAGGCGCTGCTGCTGTGATCATTTCAATGGAAGGTCTTGACCAAGAAGGTGATGCAGTCGTGTTGCCACGTGTGCACGAAAGCATTGCGCCACTTGTATCCGTTATACCAACACAATTGATTGCGTACTATGCAGCGCTGCATAGAGGTTGTGACGTTGATAAGCCAAGAAACTTAGCGAAAAGTGTAACAGTAGAATAG